The window GGGCGCCCGCTCCGTCGGCCATCGGCGTGAGCGACGCCGTCCCGCCCGGGCCGCCCGTCGTCAGCGTCTCCGGGTCGCTGAGACCGATGATCGCGCCGACCACGCCGATGTAGAGGACCGTCATGATACCCATGGAGCCGAGCATGGCGCGCGGGAGGTTCGTTCCGGGGTCTTTCACCTCTTCGGCGACGCTCGCGACCTTCGTCACGCCCGCGTACGAGACGAAGACGAACGCGGCGGCCGTGACGACGCCGCCGCTTCCGTGCGTCGTGAAGGGCGAGTATCGAGCGGTGTCGGCGACGAACCCCGCGTTGACGACGTACGCGAGCAGCCCCGCGATGACCAGCGTGACGATGACAGCCTGTATCTGGCCGCTCATTTTCGTCCCCGAGACGTTCAGCGCGACGACGAGGACCGCCAGTGCCAGCGCGACGTACACCACCGCGCCCTGAGAGAGCGGCGCGAACAGCAGCAGGTACGCGCCGAGACCGACGAGCGCGAACGAGCTCTTGAACACCAGCGAGAACCACGCCCCGATCCCGGCGACCGTCCCGAGCAGCGGACCCAGCGCCCGGTCGATGTAGAGGTACGTCCCGCCGGACTCCGGCATCGCCGTCGCCATCTCGGCCTTCGACAGCGCGGCCGGCAACACGACGAGCGCGGCCAGCACGTACGCCAGGATCACCCCCGGGCCGGCCTTCTTATACCCCAACGCCGGCAGCACGAAGATCCCGCTCCCGATCATCGCACCCATGCTGATCATCATCGTCGGGTACAACCCGAGATTTCGGTCCAAATCGTGCTGGCCCATTCGTCTGTCTCCCCGTAACGGCCGTTCCGGTTTATCACCTTCGGGATGCCCAACATAACCGCCGTCGAATTGCGTATTCAGAAGACAAAAGCCGCTTCGGTCGGTGACTACGATTCGCCGCGTCGGTAGTCGATGTCGTCGCCGTCTTCGTCTTTCTCCTCGCTGCCGTCTTCGTGCGTCTCTTCGACCTTCTCTTCCACCTTCTCACCGACCGTCTCTTCGACGGTCTTTTCGACGGTTTCCTCGACTTTCTCGCCGACGGTCTCTTCGACCTTCTCGCCGACGGTCTCTTCGACCTTCTCGCCGACGGTTTTCTCGACCGTCTCCTCGACGGTCTTTTCGACGGTTTCCTCGACCTTCTCGCCGACGGTCTCTTCGACCTTCTCGCCGACCGCCTCTTCGACGGTCTTCTCGACGGTTTCGCCGACCGTCTCCTCGACTTTGCCCGTCACCTCTTCGCTGACGGTGTCACTGACGTCGTCGGCGACCTCGCTGACCTCCTTGTTGACCGTCTCGCCGACCGTCTTCTCGACTTCCTTGCTCACGGTTTCGCCGACGCTCTTTTCGACCTCTTTGCTGACAGTGTCGCCGACGGTTTTCTGGACTTCCTTGTTGACGGTGTCGCCGACGGTTTTCTGGACTTCCTTGTTGACGGTGTCGCCGACGCTCTTCTCGACTTCCTTGCCGACCTGGTCGGCGACCTCCCGCGTCATCCAGTCGGGGTCGAATCGGGCCATCTTCCAGACGACGTGGACCACGTAGGAGGCGAACACCCCGATCCCGAACGCCACGCCGACGTTGTTCGCGTTCAGCGTCGCGATGAGCACGATCGACAGGACGATCAGCGCGCCGTACGCGAGGTCGGTGAGCGCGTCGACGCGGGCCGGACTCACCATCGCCGGCCCTCCTCCGCGGTCGCGTTGCGGTCTCGATTGAGCGTAGCGTGCATTAGTGTGTGTACCTATCGGCGGTGAGGGGCTAAAAGCCCCGATTCGCGGCGACACCGATGGGGCCCGGGCTCGTCGGGGATCACCGGCGGAGCGCGGTCCTTTTGTGCCGGATGGCCGAAGCCGAGGCATGGATATCGAGGAGGGCGGTCTCACCGTCTCCGTCCCCGAGGCCCGCGACGGGGCCAGCGAGGGCACCGGCGGCGGGGTCTTCTTCAACCCGACCCAGGAGCTGAACCGCGACATTACCGTCGCGGTGCTGCGCGCGTACCGCGAGCGGGAGCCGCGCGCGGCGTCGTACCTCGACGCGATGG is drawn from Halorubrum sp. CBA1229 and contains these coding sequences:
- a CDS encoding APC family permease, with the protein product MGQHDLDRNLGLYPTMMISMGAMIGSGIFVLPALGYKKAGPGVILAYVLAALVVLPAALSKAEMATAMPESGGTYLYIDRALGPLLGTVAGIGAWFSLVFKSSFALVGLGAYLLLFAPLSQGAVVYVALALAVLVVALNVSGTKMSGQIQAVIVTLVIAGLLAYVVNAGFVADTARYSPFTTHGSGGVVTAAAFVFVSYAGVTKVASVAEEVKDPGTNLPRAMLGSMGIMTVLYIGVVGAIIGLSDPETLTTGGPGGTASLTPMADGAGALLGGAGVLFISVIAVVALTSMANAGVLSSSRFPLAMSRDDLLPPALRTIDRRFKTPRNSVLITGVVLLLLIAFVPVIELAKLASAFQILVFSFENMALVAFRVADVPSYDPEFTAPGYPFVQLFGFVAGIGLLTQMGTVPILGAVGIIVGSALVYLAYGRSRTDRTGAVGTILRARRGEDDDGITATEPK